A stretch of DNA from Saccharomycodes ludwigii strain NBRC 1722 chromosome I, whole genome shotgun sequence:
AAGTGGAAACAAGATATTAGGGGGAAAGTCATTGCAGCCTCCCTTGaaatgtattattttgcCTGCCAGCTTGCCGCTGCTAAGTCTGTTGGTGCTTTAATAACTTCATACATAAGGAAAACCACTGTGCCCTTaaatgattattttattgaagTTGTTCAATTGTTGTTGGGATTTAATAAGAAATCAACATTGCCAGAATTATCTTTAGAACGTTTAGAATTAgttttctatattttgtattcattttttaagaCTAAAAAGAGTATGCCTGAAGGTGCATTAACCAAATTTTTATGTGAACTGATAGATATTCCAAGAACCAAAGAAATCGGTGATCATGACAATGACATGTTGGATGATTTGGTAAATTCAACGAATAGAAATTATTACCGATCTACTCTACGTTCGATATTGTTGATTTTTAGTATGGCGCCAGCCACTCCAAGATTTATTGACAGGATTGATGAAGAGttgttagttttttttgaagaagTTTTTGCTAAGGGTACAGCATTGCTTTGTACCAAGATTTTAGTTCAAGTTACCAAAACAACGgatttaaaagaagattGTTTTTATGATAAAATCCAAGATTTGATGTTACTATTAGCCCTATTTAACAAAGTTAGAGAGTTGAACCCGCCATTGAGCTTTAATATGAAACTTGCTGATATTCTATCAAACTCTTCCAtgttaaaaacaattgtAAATTTGTATTCAAGTTCgcatttattaaaatctaaaaataatgaagcTGTTTTGGCCGATGTGTCGTTAACTTTTATATTAGAATTATGTCATTCTGAACCAGTGTCCGAAAAATTGATCATGAGTGGCTTATTTCCTGTGATCTTGGAAAGTCCTATTTCTGTAGCTATTCAAAAGGGGAATCTAACCGGCGGAAAGTTATATGATATTTGGTGTAATGGATTATTATCGAttgttttaaaactattaaGTCAATTTGGTTCTAAAGTGGTGAACGAATGTTGTTTGtttgcaaaatattttaataaccAAATAACATTTGCCATAAATAGTTGGTCcgattataaaaatttgacGGTTTCCACTGCTTTTATCCAAGAAACAGGCCAAATAATTCTATTCTACAAAATGATGAATATACTAAATTCGCATGTTACTTTACCGGGACTAAATACCGATGACCAAAGACAGGATCTATATAATGCTTTTGCAAATTTTTTGACGCatccaaaatttttgaattctAGATTAGTTGCAACTAACAGTGAGGAGCAAGAAAAACTAGATACTTCGGAATCCAGGgctctttttcttaaacAAATTGTTGAGCAAATAAGGGAATTGCAAgactttatttattctacggaaatttaaaactttccaaaatctttttttctgtatATTATAAGTAATTACATACCATGGTTGAtctatttatctttttattattaaaccCTAACATGAATTTGGCAGCCACTTTGCTTTctttgaatattattaaagtgAACCCTTGATCAGCgactaaaaaaatattatcgaTATCTTCAGCTTTGATCGAGGAATTTGAGATTATCATTGATTTCAGTTTTTCCTTCGAAGTTTTGTCATTAATAGGCGAGagtttaataattttatcataAAGTGGGTTATTACGGCGTgtattcaaaattttcttgATTTTTTGCCTTTCTAAATAAGCTTTTTTATCGGCTCTTttgatataaattttattttgtgcAAAATCTATTTGATGCAACTTAGAGATAATGTCTGCcgtatttttatctttaaatgTGATAAATGCAATATTCGGAGTTGTGGGTGGGAAGGTATAGGTTTCTATAGCATCAGTTTCTATGTGGGCAACATCCAGAATGTGGTTTAATAATTGTTCCTTATCAATATCAGTTTGAATATtggaaattattatttctcttCCATCTCTCAAAGCTGTGTCAGTTCTTTTAGATTTGTTGCTAGTATCTGATTTCTTAACGACCAATgtataattttcaattcGGAAGCcgtttaattttgttaaaCATTCAATTGCTTGTTCTTCTTCGAGCATGTCAATGTATGCAAATCTTCTATTAGAATTATATCTTAAAGATGGTGTCCGTATACTTAAAACAGTACCACCAAATTGAGTAAACagttgttttaaattttgaagGGTATAGTTTGGTGGATAATTTGTACACCATAGAGTGCAATTAGAATTATACCACTTAACAGTTACCacattatcattaaattttttcaaggTCCTAGTTAAACCAATTAGAGCCTCGCAATGAGTAGTAAATTCTATTTTAGCCACCATTAAAGATTTAATATGATCGACATTCTTAATTTCTCCATatcctttaaaaaatttttttatcttgttAACATTTGCATTTGGAGGTAAATTTCGGATTAAAAGAGTGGCATTTTCT
This window harbors:
- the PRP24 gene encoding U6 snRNP complex subunit PRP24 (similar to Saccharomyces cerevisiae YMR268C | PRP24 | Pre-mRNA Processing), whose translation is MDSKTFKRKADEDLDTQIAPPNKITTNKEIQHNRENATLLIRNLPPNANVNKIKKFFKGYGEIKNVDHIKSLMVAKIEFTTHCEALIGLTRTLKKFNDNVVTVKWYNSNCTLWCTNYPPNYTLQNLKQLFTQFGGTVLSIRTPSLRYNSNRRFAYIDMLEEEQAIECLTKLNGFRIENYTLVVKKSDTSNKSKRTDTALRDGREIIISNIQTDIDKEQLLNHILDVAHIETDAIETYTFPPTTPNIAFITFKDKNTADIISKLHQIDFAQNKIYIKRADKKAYLERQKIKKILNTRRNNPLYDKIIKLSPINDKTSKEKLKSMIISNSSIKAEDIDNIFLVADQGFTLIIFKESKVAAKFMLGFNNKKINRSTMVCNYL